In Deinococcus aquaedulcis, one DNA window encodes the following:
- a CDS encoding 50S ribosomal protein L25/general stress protein Ctc, producing MELNAKPRSSQEKLAEGMIPAVAYNKDKNVSFAIDRKAFDRAFRQQSTTGLFDITLEGGETFPALVKTVQMDKRKRAPIHVDFYMVTYGEPVTVAVPVHTKGKSQGEVMGGLVDVVVHNLSVVAPGPRRIPQEIVVDVTKLNIGDHVSAGQIKLPEGVKLAVEEDLVVISVLPPRLSEGEAAAEAQAAQVAGLVAAGEISEEAAAAILEGEATVEEVKAEAAGETTEGESEDTEQNEG from the coding sequence ATGGAACTGAACGCCAAACCCCGCAGCAGCCAGGAAAAACTGGCCGAAGGCATGATCCCCGCCGTGGCCTACAACAAGGACAAGAACGTGTCCTTTGCCATTGACCGCAAGGCCTTTGACCGCGCCTTCCGCCAGCAGAGCACCACGGGGCTCTTCGACATCACCCTGGAAGGCGGCGAAACCTTCCCGGCCCTGGTCAAGACCGTGCAGATGGACAAGCGCAAGCGCGCGCCCATCCACGTGGACTTCTACATGGTCACCTACGGCGAGCCCGTGACCGTGGCCGTGCCTGTGCACACCAAGGGCAAGAGCCAGGGCGAAGTCATGGGCGGCCTCGTGGACGTCGTGGTCCACAACCTGTCCGTCGTGGCCCCCGGCCCCCGCCGCATTCCCCAGGAAATCGTGGTGGACGTGACCAAGCTGAACATTGGTGACCACGTGAGCGCCGGCCAGATCAAGCTGCCCGAAGGCGTGAAGCTGGCCGTGGAAGAAGACCTCGTGGTGATCAGCGTGCTGCCGCCCCGCCTGTCCGAAGGCGAGGCCGCTGCCGAGGCCCAGGCCGCCCAGGTGGCCGGTCTGGTGGCTGCGGGCGAGATCAGCGAGGAAGCCGCCGCCGCCATTCTGGAAGGCGAAGCCACGGTGGAAGAAGTCAAGGCGGAAGCCGCCGGCGAGACCACCGAGGGCGAGAGCGAAGACACCGAGCAGAACGAAGGCTAA
- the efp gene encoding elongation factor P has translation MISVTELRNGTKVEMDGGLWECLEYSHLKMGRGGAKVVTKFRNMETGSIVDRTFNSGEKLQDIYVEGKKMQYLYPDGEDFVFMDLETFDQITLARALVGDAAKFMKENTEVEVAMYGDKALNITLPNQVILKIVETDPGVRGDTVSGGTKPAKLETGATVQVPLFVEQDTNVKVDTRTGQYLSRA, from the coding sequence ATGATCAGCGTGACAGAACTGCGCAACGGCACGAAAGTGGAAATGGACGGCGGCCTGTGGGAATGCCTGGAGTACTCGCACCTGAAGATGGGCCGGGGCGGCGCCAAGGTGGTCACCAAGTTCCGCAACATGGAAACCGGCTCCATCGTGGACCGCACCTTCAACAGCGGCGAAAAGCTGCAGGACATCTACGTCGAAGGCAAGAAGATGCAGTACCTCTACCCCGACGGTGAGGACTTCGTGTTCATGGACCTGGAAACCTTCGACCAGATCACCCTGGCCCGCGCACTCGTGGGCGACGCCGCCAAGTTCATGAAGGAGAACACCGAGGTGGAAGTGGCGATGTACGGCGACAAGGCGCTGAACATCACCCTGCCCAACCAGGTGATCCTGAAGATCGTGGAAACCGACCCCGGCGTGCGCGGCGACACCGTGTCCGGCGGCACCAAGCCCGCCAAGCTGGAAACCGGCGCCACCGTGCAGGTGCCCCTGTTCGTGGAGCAGGACACCAACGTGAAGGTGGACACCCGCACGGGTCAGTACCTCAGCCGGGCCTAA
- the accB gene encoding acetyl-CoA carboxylase biotin carboxyl carrier protein — translation MNPDDLKQILSALTSADVREFALRTGSFDLSLKRGPQTAPAGPAPVAPAPHPQPMGAPAPAAFAPSAPAPAPLAETPAAAPAVPASAPAPAAEAPAAPAPAASKGTPVKAPIVGTFYSASSPDAPAYVKVGDTVQAGQVLCIIEAMKLMNEIEAELGGTVREILVKNAEPVEYGQTLFIIE, via the coding sequence ATGAACCCGGATGACCTGAAGCAGATTCTTTCCGCCCTGACCAGCGCCGACGTGCGCGAATTCGCCCTGCGCACCGGCAGCTTCGATCTGAGCCTGAAACGCGGTCCGCAGACCGCCCCGGCCGGCCCCGCCCCCGTGGCCCCGGCCCCCCACCCCCAGCCCATGGGCGCCCCCGCCCCGGCGGCCTTTGCCCCCAGCGCCCCGGCCCCCGCGCCCCTGGCCGAGACGCCAGCGGCGGCGCCCGCTGTCCCCGCCAGTGCCCCGGCTCCTGCCGCCGAAGCCCCGGCTGCGCCCGCGCCGGCCGCCAGCAAGGGCACGCCGGTCAAGGCGCCTATCGTGGGCACCTTCTACTCGGCCAGCAGCCCCGACGCGCCCGCATACGTGAAGGTGGGCGACACCGTGCAGGCCGGCCAGGTGCTGTGCATCATCGAGGCCATGAAGCTGATGAACGAGATCGAGGCCGAACTGGGCGGCACCGTGCGCGAGATTCTGGTGAAGAACGCCGAGCCGGTTGAGTACGGTCAGACGCTGTTCATTATCGAGTAA
- the accC gene encoding acetyl-CoA carboxylase biotin carboxylase subunit, translated as MFKKILIANRGEIALRVIRTAREMGVKTVVVYSTADEKSLPVLLADESVCVGPPASNQSYLNIPNILSAALMTGAEAIHPGYGFMAENPDFAEMCREHGIVFIGPTPESMRALGSKAGGREIAAMSNVPVVPGTGVLVDTDAALLAAKQIGYPVLLKASAGGGGRGQKVIRTQDELAKGFAQAQEEARLYFGDPAIIMEKFLEEFRHVEVQVMGDGQGHVIHIGERDCSIQRRNQKLIEEAPSTLPESLRQEILAAGVRLAQHVNYAGAGTLEFIVDRDGNYYFMEMNTRIQVEHCVSEEISGLDFVKLQLEIAAGYGLKLQQEDIVLQGHAIECRLNAEDPDKDFRPAAGKMDDVHFAGGPGVRVDSHAYSGYVIPPHYDSLIGKLIVHHDTREQAIARMKRALEETVIQGPKTTIPLYIKIMDNPFYKRGAVMTNFLKTRMEM; from the coding sequence ATGTTCAAGAAAATCCTGATCGCCAACCGTGGCGAAATCGCCCTGCGCGTGATTCGCACCGCGCGGGAAATGGGCGTGAAGACGGTCGTGGTGTATTCCACCGCCGATGAAAAGAGCCTGCCGGTGCTGCTGGCCGATGAATCGGTGTGTGTGGGCCCGCCCGCCAGTAACCAGTCGTACCTGAATATTCCCAACATCCTCTCGGCGGCCCTGATGACCGGCGCCGAGGCCATTCACCCGGGCTACGGCTTCATGGCCGAGAACCCCGACTTCGCCGAGATGTGCCGCGAGCACGGCATCGTGTTTATTGGGCCCACGCCCGAGAGCATGCGCGCCCTGGGTTCCAAGGCGGGCGGGCGTGAAATCGCCGCCATGAGCAATGTGCCCGTGGTGCCCGGCACCGGCGTGCTGGTGGACACCGACGCCGCGCTGCTGGCCGCCAAGCAGATTGGTTACCCGGTGCTGCTCAAGGCCAGTGCGGGCGGCGGTGGGCGCGGGCAGAAGGTGATCCGCACCCAGGACGAACTCGCCAAAGGCTTTGCGCAGGCTCAGGAAGAGGCGCGGCTGTACTTTGGCGACCCCGCGATCATCATGGAGAAGTTCCTGGAGGAATTCCGCCATGTGGAAGTGCAGGTCATGGGCGACGGCCAGGGCCACGTCATTCACATTGGCGAGCGCGACTGCTCTATTCAGCGCCGCAACCAGAAGCTGATTGAAGAGGCGCCCTCCACGCTGCCCGAGTCGCTGCGCCAGGAGATCCTGGCCGCCGGGGTGCGCTTGGCCCAGCACGTGAACTACGCCGGGGCCGGCACGCTGGAATTCATCGTGGACCGCGACGGCAACTACTACTTCATGGAGATGAACACCCGCATTCAGGTGGAACACTGCGTCTCCGAGGAGATCAGTGGCCTGGACTTCGTGAAGTTGCAGCTGGAAATCGCTGCCGGCTACGGCCTGAAGCTGCAGCAGGAGGACATCGTGCTGCAGGGCCACGCCATTGAGTGCCGCCTGAACGCCGAAGACCCCGACAAGGATTTCCGCCCGGCGGCCGGCAAGATGGACGACGTGCACTTTGCGGGCGGCCCTGGCGTGCGCGTGGACAGCCATGCCTACAGCGGCTACGTGATTCCGCCGCACTACGACAGCCTGATCGGCAAGCTGATCGTGCACCACGACACGCGCGAGCAGGCCATTGCCCGCATGAAGCGCGCCCTGGAAGAAACGGTGATTCAGGGGCCCAAAACCACCATTCCCCTGTACATCAAGATCATGGACAACCCGTTCTACAAGCGCGGCGCCGTGATGACCAACTTCCTGAAAACACGGATGGAGATGTAA